The sequence below is a genomic window from Nostoc flagelliforme CCNUN1.
ATATTAGCAAAAAAATCAATGGTAAAACATATTGATGAATTTTGATAATTGGCACAAGTGCAATCACTAATTGGTTAGTGCTTTCTCGTATTGAAATTCTATCTCCCGATCAAAGTCAAACTAAAGTTACCAAGAATATTCTGCATTGAGCGATCGCTCCATCCATCTTAGAGAGATTATATTGCTTACTCAACACCCCCACAGTTTACCAGAGGCATATCAGCAGTGAATATTTACTTTGAGGTTTTGGAATGGTAATCAGGCAATTTGAAGCGTGCTAGGTTCTGGAATAGATTCACCTTCTACTTGCCAAGCTTCCAAGTACATTTCAATCACTTCTTCGCCATTACGAATAGCTTCCTCACGAGTTTTGCCATGAGTGCAAGGCATAATAACGCGATCGGCAAACTCTGGAATCGTAACTAGGAAAAGCTGATCTTCATCAGACCATTGAAGAATCATACTGTATCGATTCATAAATCCTCCTCCTCCCTTAACTCTTGGAGTTCAGTCAATAAACTTGCTAACTGTTTTTCTAGGTAGATTGGCACATCGTCTCCATCCTTACCGGGAATTGTTAGTGTTTTTTTGAGCAAAGGATGACGCCAACGCTCATGACTACCTTTGCCACGTTTAGGCAAATAAACGAATCCTTCACGCCCAATTTGAGCTTTTAATTCCCGAATTTTCCTGGGCATGGATTTTGTCTACAATTACAATCATGAAGCTTTAATGAATAATACACAAATAGTTAATTATTATCGCTTATTTCAAATGAATGATAAATCCTGCGATCGCACTTCTCATTCTGGAATGTTTAAGAGGATGTTTGAAAAGTTTTGAGGGGTCAAATTTTATGCTAATCGCCTCACCATGATCCGGATCATGGCAAGGTAAATAAACGTCTCCGATGTTTCCGGTAGAAGTTCATAATCTCTAACCAATCGGCGA
It includes:
- a CDS encoding type II toxin-antitoxin system HicB family antitoxin, producing the protein MNRYSMILQWSDEDQLFLVTIPEFADRVIMPCTHGKTREEAIRNGEEVIEMYLEAWQVEGESIPEPSTLQIA
- a CDS encoding type II toxin-antitoxin system HicA family toxin, with translation MPRKIRELKAQIGREGFVYLPKRGKGSHERWRHPLLKKTLTIPGKDGDDVPIYLEKQLASLLTELQELREEEDL